DNA sequence from the Eulemur rufifrons isolate Redbay chromosome 6, OSU_ERuf_1, whole genome shotgun sequence genome:
ttcttgtaAAGGAGAagcttcaaataaaaaataaaataggaggcCAAACTTTTTTATCTTGTTGGAAGGGTaggaaaggaaataggaaaaggaaagtgAGGTGGCCACAATCAGTAGCAAAGAGGGCAGCAGCTGCTAACCTATTTATTAAGAAGGTGCTAAGTGAAATCTAGGCAAAGAAAGCAGTAAGGTCAGGTTAAAGCATGggtagttttaaaaatgaaattgggtggaggcatcacattgcctgacttaaaattatactacaaggctatggtaaccaaaacagcatgctactggtataaaaatagacacatagatcaattcaatagaatagaaaacccagaaataaagtcaCATACTTATAgccaacttatctttgacaaagttaacaggaacatacactggggaaaaggacacccttttcaataaatggtgctgtgaaaattggattgccatatgtAGACCCATCTctcttaccatatataaaaatcaactcaagccgattaaagacttgaatgtaagacatgaaactgtaaaaaaaatactagaagaaaccTAGAGAAAACTTTtctagacactgttctaggcaaagaattcatgactaagacctcaaaatcacaggcaacagaaacaaaaatagataaatggaacttATTAACTACaaaggttctgcacagcaaaagaaataatcaacggAGTgaacaacctacagaaagggaaaaaatgttttgaaactatACATCCTACAGGGAACTAtcatccagaatttacaaagaactcaaaacaactcaacaacaaaaaaacccacaaataactccattaaaaagtgagttaaggacatgaatagacatttttcaaaacaaaacatacaaatggccaacaagcacatgaaaaaatgtatgACATCATGaatgatcagagaaatgcaaattaaaaccataatgagatatcattataCAGCAATCAGAATGGCtgttactaaaaagacaaaaatcaataaataacagacgttggcaaggatgtggagaaaagggaactcttttttttattattatttcaggatattatggaggtacaaacattttggttgcatgttatgactttgccacacaaaAACCATGATGTGAGttgtgccctttcccccctacaatgttcatcgcgtccattagttgtgagtttacccccacccccaacccccaaagagcaccttagtgttgatcagttagtgccatactgtgtgagcaccttagtgttgatcagttattgCCAATTTAATGGCGTGTacttttatacactgttggtgaaaatgtaaattagtggaACCTTTACAGAAAtcagtatggaaatttctcagagaactaaaaatagaactaccatacaatccagcaatcgcactattggatatctacccaaaggaaaagaaatcaacatataaaaaagatacttgcactcatatgtttattgcagcactattcacaatagtgaagatatggaatcaacctaaatgtctatcaatggacgaatagtaaagaaaatgtggtatagtcACACTATGGAATTATTAAGCCATGAAACAGAATGAAATCATATTTTTGCAGCAATATGGTTAGAACttgaggccattatcttaagtgaaacaattcagacacagaaagacaaacactacatgttctcactcagtGGGAGCTAAATAAAGTGTACGCATGGAAGCAGTGTGTGGAACAATAGACAATGGAGACCTGGGTAGGCTGGTGGGATGGATGATGAGAGGTttcttggtgggtacaatgtgtgttgcttcAGTGATATATGTATGCACTGACTTCACCATAATGCAATACATCAATGTAGCAAAACTGCTCTTATACCCccattaatatatacaaataaaaaaatgaaaaagaaaaaaaaaataaaatgggctaACCTGTGCAAAAGAATCATTGCTCAGATACTGACATAAAGATCAAACTGGATTATCTTGAAATACGATTTTAAGATTTCAGCTGATCAAGTAAATTAGGCTGAATTAGACCTCTGCTTTACCTTCCTGTGTATAATTTATACCTCTCTGATGTTATCACACTATATACTGCTCTATTAAATGATCAGCCAGTTATATGGTGTATATATTATACACTTCATAGAACTTGTAGGAAGTAGGTTTTGGACACAGAACATAATCTACAGACAACATACCCTTTATTCCTTTTTGAAGTGTCATCTAAACTAATTAAAAAGAACCATGAGCcattgttcattttaaatatctCTGGACTGTTTCCACAGCTCTCTGTATGCTCGGGAAAGACTTTAAAAACCAGGAGATTCTGGAGATCtccaaatctagaaaaaaaactaaatcaaCCTTTATCTCTTACTCATGAGACAACCACCAAAGTGAAGAAAATTTGTTATAGAAAAAGCTAGAAAGTGTTTGAACGGATTTGCCACACAGTGGCTGTAAACTTCAGAATAAGAGAAGGGAGTTCTAGTTAAAGTATGAGTCAGTACTTTAGCACATTTTTAACTAGGAAATTGAAGCCATAAGAGTAGAAAAGaatagacattttatttaatgaaaaggAATAGAATTTTATAACTAGAAGGAAGCTTGCAATTTTTTATCCAGTCTAATCCCATCATTGTACAGAAAACGTGTTTCCAAATAGTGTTTTGACTTTCCTGGGCTGGCACAATGATAACTCTCAGGTAGAGCACTATATGCCACAACTCATCTATTATAAGGCACTCTCCCCAGTACATGTCCAACAGATATTTATACACTTCCCTAAGCTaattttcttgttcttgtttctTCAGGTAAACCCTGTCTACCACATAGTCGTAGTCATGGGAAATTGGAGCATGGTGACTGAATTCAACCTACTTGCCTTCCCAGCTCTCTTGGAGATTCGAATATGCCTCTTTGTGGTTCTCTTGTTGACTTACACATTAACAGCAACAGGAAACATTATCATCATCTCCCTGATATGGACTGATCATCGACTGCAAACCCCAATGTACTTTTTCCTCAGTAATTTGTcctttctggatattttatacaCCACTGTGGTTACCCCGAAATTGCTGGCCTGCCTCCTAGGAGAGAATAAGACCATATCCTTTGCTGGCTGCATTACTCAAAcatatttctacttctttctgGGGACAGTGGAGTTTATCCTCTTGGCAGTGATGTCCTTTGACTGCTACGTGGCCATCTGCAACCCCCTGCGCTACACCATCATCGTGAGCAGCAGGGCCTGCCTCCTGCTGGTTCTGGGCTGCTGGGTGGGAGCCTTCCTGTCCGTGTTGGTTCCAACCATCGTAGTGACAAGGATACCTTACTGTAGGAAAGAAATTAACCATTTTTTCTGTGACATTGCTCCTCTTCTACAGGTGGCCTGTATAGATACTCACCTcattgagaaaataaactttctccTCTCTGCCCTTATCATCCTCAGCTCCCTGGCATTCACTGCTGGCTCCTACACCTACATCATTTCTACCATCCTGCGCATCCCCTCAGCCCAGGGCCGTCAAAAAGCTTTTTCTACCTGTGCTTCTCACATCACCATTGTCTCCATTGCTTACGGGAGCAACATCTTTGTGTATGTGAGACCTATTCAGAACTATTCACTGGATTTTGACAAAGTAGCTGCTGTTCTCATCACAGTGGTGACCCCTCTTCTGAACCCTTTTATCTACAGCTTGAGGAATGAGAAGGTGAAGGAAGTGTTGAGGGAAACAATGAACAGAATCATGTCTTCAAAACTAAGGAAACCTTAACATGAGTGTGCAGTACATCACACATTTCTTATCTTCAACGCATTCATTCTGCATGAATAAGGTGGTGTGTTGGTATGCCAGAAAGCTGAGATAGCGCCACTGGAGCAtttctgattttggatttttagattGGGGGTGCTCAAGAAGTAAATATAatgcagatattccaaaatccaagatgcatctggtcccaagcattttggataagggatactcaacctatacgAAGAAAACACGGgttaaagtgaaaattattttttaatagcagatgtggttgcctttttaaaatattagttggAGTAGCATAGTAGTGGGGTTGGGCTGAGGCTACAGGAGAGCAGGGAATAATCAATGTGACGGGTTCCCCTAAATGACCAAAGGTGATAACATCGAGAGCATTAGTAGAAGGATAGTTGTTGGCAGAAGTTTGTGTTCCTGATAGGTAAACAGTAATAGATACATCCAGAAGTAGATCCATGCCAGGTAATGACCAGCTGCAAGTTGCCCCAGTTCTTTTTGATAGATTGCCCAAAGTGAATCTCAAGAAGACCCAGAAGATTGGCACCTGACTTCAGGTAGAAAATGATTACAGAAAAGCAGAACTTTAATAATGTGTTCAGAGTAGAGCAAGACAGTGAAGTTCATCACTGAGTGAGATAATGCATTAAAGTACACAGGTCAAAGAAaaccattcattcatctatttaccAAATATTATTTGAGTACCTGCTACATACCAATGAGCAGaacagacaaaatccctgccctcagtgAGTTTAAATTACAGGGGAATAccctggtttctcttcagatcgtataaatcttttgccttttaaattacaGGGGAGACATACACTAAGTAAAATATAGAGAGGAGTTTTATGAAAAGTTACCAGGTGACCaaagtgatggagaaaaataaagcagggaaggggaATAGAGATTCCAGAGGATgagtttctattttaaataaggtgGTTCAGAAAGTCTTCCTTGAGAAGGTGATCTTTGAATAAGATTTGAAGGAAGTGAGTGTAGAGCCAAGAAGATACCTGGGAGAAAAGGATTGCATGCCAGTAGGACAAGGACCTTGCTGTGGCAAGAGCAAGGCCAGCAAGCCCTTGTGTCATGGCAGTTAGCCACTGAGGGCCAGCAGCTTTAACATCACCTAGGAATGGTGATGTGAGAAATGGAATTCTCAAGCACTACCCAAGACCTGCTACATCTGCAACGCCAGACATCAGTTCAGcaatatgcattttaacaagtcTTGCAGATGATCCTGAATAGTGcacaagtttgagaaccatggtTTAGGGAGAGCCAGGTAAGAAACCTAATCATTGCTGGAGCTCAAGAAGTGCTTTGATTAAATAGTGCCAAGAAACCTgccataaaatatattactactcagtgtctgattttttaaaatcatatgacACACAGTATTATGAATATGATCATCATTACTaggattatcattatttttatcatagttGCTTAATTATGTCTGCTAACTTCTTGGTAGcaaatgattaaatgagttataaaaactgaattttttcctGTCTATGGAGAAGTGCTTGGGTGGAGTACTAGAGACAGCTGCCAAAGTACTTTGTTTTTTACAAGCGTTGGGCACCcagcaatgaaataaaaaacatttgccAAATGATTTCTCAACAGGTATATTAAAGGCCAGATTTGTTGGTCCTTTTCTGTCACCTAACTTTCATGTGATCTAAGTCATCTCTCTGGCTTTTTCTGGCTCTCAAAAAACAGTTTCAGTTTAACTATATGGTTTAATTACCATTATATACATGATGATCATTCTTCCAAACAACTCATTAGGCAGTCAGTTATTTACTCATAAAAGATGTGTTGCATACAATTACTGAATCATGATCCTGGGCAAATTATCTAATCACTCTGTATttaagtttctttatctataaaatgaatttcataaaaatttctaCATTGAAGGCCTAATGTAGGACAAATTTGAAAGCACTTATATCTGTGTATAATATAAAAACACTGGATAAATAGTATCTATCCTTTTTAAAACCATGTGTAAAATTCTATGGGAGGTGCCAATGGTACAAAGATAAACAGGACATGATGTCTACTCCTAAGTAATTCATCTTTTAGTTTAAGAGAAAAGGATATACAAGAAAATTTTATGAATGATACTTTCTAAAACTAAAGGAATTAATACTTCTGATTTTGCTCATGGTGGAAGAATAGAGATTTTACTTTACCTTTTGACTCAAGCAactagaaaatgacaaaaatacatttaaagagctcaggaaattttaccccaaaatatgactcccaGTTTGCACCCTGCATACAGTTTCCAGCCTACACAGGTGGAGTAATCAGAGGTTGGCAGCTTCTCTCAATGAGAAGACAAAGATCAGAGTTGGAGGGGACCAAGGTGAATTGAATTTGCAGGGAGGAGGATGAGAGATGAGCAGGAAAAGAACTCTAGAGATACACAGAGGGATCCCCTGGAGACTTTGGCCGAGTATAGATCTAAGCATGGATGAAAAGAAATTACCTAAAGACATGAAAGGATCCATGAGAAATCAGTAGGCCAAGTAATTCTTAGTGTTCATACAGAGACAGAGCCAGCCCTCAGTGATCCCCACACAGCGGACCACTGAGAGGGTGAGTATGCTGCTCTGTTTGCTGCTATCCCTGCTATAGATAGAGACACTGAGCTGCATTTAAAGCCGAAATTAGGAGAATCCCCGTATGTCTACTTTTCCACCTGGGCGCACATAAAAGGAGGCTTATGCCATATCTCCCTGAGCCCTTCATTTCCCTCATAAAGTccttctatttataattttagaaataaatccacatggCTTGGTTAGATGACCAATGAAACTTCCGATAGCAAGGGCAGTGGGGATGCTTTCCCTTTACTCCAGCAATGGCACCATTTGTCACACATAGCTCATCCTAGATTGACTTGGTAATTGGGTAATCGTCTGTGTTATTTAATTGGCTTTATCCAGAGGAAAAACAgatctgtaatatttttatgacAGGAGGTAGTTTTGCAACTTAGAGCAAGGTGCCACCAAACTTAGGCTCCTACCCTCCTATAGAAACTGAAAGACAGGGGTGCTATCTCCCTTGGGTTTTACATTTAACCGATGGCTCCTGGCGCTCTTGGTGCCGGGCGGTGGCGCCACCAAGACCGCCACCGGGCTGGTGACCTGCGGGTCGGTGCTGAAGCCGCTCAACACGCAGCACAGGGTGCGGCTGCACTCGCACGACATCAAATACGGATCCGGTAGCGGCCGCAGTCGGTGACCGGCGTGGAGGCGTCGGACGACGCCAATAGCTACTGACGGCTCGGAGGGCGGGTGTCCGCGCGGGTTCCCGGTGCGCTGCGGGCAGGCGGTGCGactcacacacgtgcacaccGGCAAGAACCTGCACATGCACCACTTTCCCTCCCGCTGTCCAACACCCAGGAGGTGAGCGCCTTTGGGGAAGACAGTGAGGGTGACGACCTGGACCCGTGGACAGATTTATATACCTTTCAAAGAGAAaggtggaatttaaaaattacaaaatttctaaagtaaatacactaagaaaaaggagaaggaagaagtctcgtcttttattttcagcaattaagtctcttatgttttatttttccttaaaccaCATATTCCAGTGCTTACTAGTacgttttctccttttttcttttttttgtagagacgggatcttgctatattgctcaggctgctctcaaactctaACGATCCTCCTACCCCAGCTTCCAAaactgctgggactacaggcataatcTACTGTGCCTGGTCAGTAGTACATGTTGTTATTGCTGTATAGGCTCTAGTCCTGTTCTTTCAGATCTTGATGCCCAGGTGGGTCAGCCTGGTGAGCTATAAGAGTATTCCTAGAAACAATTCCTAGGGCTATTTAGTTCCCTAATGACATGGTTCTTCCATTTAACCCTCAGTCTTCTCTTAGTCCCAGAGCATATGAGCATTCCATGGGAGAACAGAGAGAAGATCACTGGATCAGGAGAGTGGACAAGCATAGCTCCACACTGTGCCTGGAACATCACCGTCTCCTCTGCCAAGGCACACCTACCTTACCAGGTTTCTCACACATGGTGATTTTTCTCTCCAAGTTTCCAGAGTGCTTCCCTATAATTCACTTTGTTCAGGAACTACCTCAATTTCCaaatagatttataaatatttcaattattaatGACTTTAAGTTCTTTCCCATTAAAACTCCTGGACCTGAATTACATCAAGATATATGATCTGGAAATGTCATTTAAATCTGCAAATATTATAAGATAGGTGAGAAGTTTGCTGAATATTATGACAAAAGGATGATCTAGCCAAAACATA
Encoded proteins:
- the OR6M1 gene encoding olfactory receptor 6M1 translates to MGNWSMVTEFNLLAFPALLEIRICLFVVLLLTYTLTATGNIIIISLIWTDHRLQTPMYFFLSNLSFLDILYTTVVTPKLLACLLGENKTISFAGCITQTYFYFFLGTVEFILLAVMSFDCYVAICNPLRYTIIVSSRACLLLVLGCWVGAFLSVLVPTIVVTRIPYCRKEINHFFCDIAPLLQVACIDTHLIEKINFLLSALIILSSLAFTAGSYTYIISTILRIPSAQGRQKAFSTCASHITIVSIAYGSNIFVYVRPIQNYSLDFDKVAAVLITVVTPLLNPFIYSLRNEKVKEVLRETMNRIMSSKLRKP